Proteins encoded by one window of Lathyrus oleraceus cultivar Zhongwan6 chromosome 1, CAAS_Psat_ZW6_1.0, whole genome shotgun sequence:
- the LOC127131244 gene encoding uncharacterized protein LOC127131244 yields MEPRNDYQPGSQPVVQDHMNEIYPSRRPYDLNASEVKPVHHFSIQTGEEFALEFMRDRANPGKPVFSNIGDPNYTTGYMELKGILGISHAGSETGSDISMLSMMEKYPKEFDRTSTSFLGDRSNYGSIQSIPRTSLNQDNRQFVHGYGSSESYYNSSTMMKFLCSFGGRILPRPSDGKLRYVGGQTRILRLRKDISYHELIQKALLIYNQVHTIKYQLPGEDLDALVSVSSDEDLQNMMEECNHLEDREGSQKLRMFLFSISDLEDAQFGLTSMGDDSEIQYVIAINGMDLEPRKNSTMAGFSYSANDINELGGQNIDGQSNAPMTSNFDSSLPTHFSQPRLPTSSNSYEMYPLFYADQMMHHGEPNGHGQYLMHHGVVNPSYKPFIEETPINMIPYMPNIQQGVLNEVQNSEIPETSMRMTGDNSIQQETLLSSPSQLFDGYSQNDFLEASVVVTAPEGHSLPPRTNQIQDYDEASSTSGSAFGAPYVDSRSNAVDLSCLHPPPLPKRVYYSERAPRKQVESLNRSSKSDDAHNSQFHVSDLLSGVNSQDSAIDSGNNLHDGNLSNLAEELNITSKPLHTDGKGTEDILNKDNAVSLETENSFNNNHKKSPLEGKSDISARYHDPASNLPDVDWGDTSVKESNNDFNNQALPVPLNANATAKVDSQAQGDILIDINDRFPRELLNDIFSKAILEEDSSSQHPLASDGIGLSINMENHEPRSWSYFQKLAQDGIDNDNASLIDQDHLGFSPAIVGDNRAQHVTPLTTDEVPLNRAEFHLNFGEEIQKDLHGENGTETTGLKTNYDQSQINDTESMQFDAMLDNLREQESHYEVGKFEKKNSSLPPPLDPSLEEFDTSTLQVIMNEDLEELKELGSGTFGTVYHGKWRGTDVAIKRIKKTCFTGRSSEQERLTLEFWREADILSKLHHPNVVAFYGVVQDGPGGTMATVTEYMVDGSLRHVLLRKDRYLDRRKRLIIAMDAAFGMEYLHSKNIVHFDLKCDNLLVNLKDPLRPICKVGDFGLSKIKRNTLVSGGVRGTLPWMAPELLNGSSSKVSEKVDVFSFGIVLWEILTGEEPYANMHYGAIIGGIVNNTLRPTIPNYCDLEWRTLMEQCWAPNPAARPSFTEIASRLRIMSSAASQTKSPGHKASK; encoded by the exons ATGGAACCTAGAAATGACTACCAGCCTGGATCACAGCCAGTAGTGCAGGACCATATGAATGAAATTTATCCGAGTAGAAGACCGTATGACCTCAATGCATCAGAAGTTAAACCTGTACATCATTTCTCGATACAGACGGGCGAGGAATTTGCCCTTGAATTTATGAGAGATAGGGCAAATCCCGGGAAGCCTGTGTTTTCGAATATCGGTGATCCGAATTATACCACAGGGTATATGGAACTGAAAGGAATTTTAGGCATCAGTCACGCAGGATCTGAAACTGGATCAGACATTTCTATGCTATCAATGATGGAGAAATATCCTAAAGAGTTTGATAGAACAAGCACGTCGTTTCTTGGAGACAGAAGCAACTATGGATCAATTCAATCGATACCAAGAACTTCACTGAATCAGGACAACAGGCAGTTTGTGCATGGATATGGCTCTTCTGAAAGTTACTATAACTCATCGACGATGATGAAGTTTCTTTGCAGCTTCGGCGGTCGAATATTGCCGCGACCATCTGATGGAAAGCTAAGGTATGTAGGAGGCCAAACACGGATTCTCCGTTTAAGAAAGGACATATCTTATCATGAGCTCATTCAGAAAGCATTGCTAATATATAACCAGGTTCATACAATTAAGTATCAGCTTCCTGGGGAAGATCTTGATGCTTTGGTATCTGTGTCATCCGACGAGGATTTACAGAATATGATGGAAGAATGTAATCATCTAGAAGATAGAGAAGGATCACAAAAGCTTAGGATGTTTTTGTTCTCAATCAGTGATTTGGAGGATGCTCAGTTTGGTCTCACCTCCATGGGCGATGATTCTGAAATCCAGTATGTTATTGCTATCAATGGCATGGACTTGGAACCGAGAAAAAACTCAACTATGGCCGGTTTCAGCTATTCTGCAAATGATATAAATGAATTGGGTGGGCAAAATATTGACGGACAGAGCAATGCTCCCATGACGAGCAATTTCGACTCATCATTGCCTACTCATTTTTCTCAACCAAGGCTACCAACTTCCTCTAATTCATACGAAATGTATCCACTGTTTTACGCTGATCAAATGATGCACCATGGTGAACCGAATGGTCATGGCCAATATCTTATGCATCATGGCGTTGTTAATCCTTCTTATAAACCTTTTATTGAAGAGACTCCTATTAATATGATTCCTTATATGCCGAATATTCAACAAGGGGTTTTAAATGAAGTGCAAAATTCAGAAATACCAGAAACTTCGATGAGAATGACGGGTGATAATTCAATTCAACAAGAAACACTATTGTCGTCTCCTTCCCAACTGTTTGACGGTTACTCACAAAATGATTTTCTGGAAGCGTCAGTTGTAGTTACTGCGCCAGAGGGACATTCATTGCCTCCCAGAACGAACCAGATCCAGGATTACGACGAAGCTTCTTCTACTTCCGGCAGTGCATTTGGTGCTCCTTATGTTGATTCCCGATCCAATGCAGTTGACTTAAGTTGTCTTCACCCTCCTCCTCTTCCTAAAAGAGTTTATTATTCCGAAAGAGCTCCAAGGAAGCAAGTAGAGTCGCTGAATCGATCCTCAAAGTCTGATGATGCGCACAATTCTCAGTTCCACGTTTCAGATTTACTTTCTGGGGTCAACTCACAGGATTCAGCTATAGACTCTGGAAACAACTTGCATGACGGAAATCTGTCTAATCTAGCCGAGGAATTGAACATCACATCGAAGCCTTTGCATACAGATGGAAAAGGAACTGAAGATATCTTAAATAAGGACAATGCTGTTTCGTTGGAAACAGAAAATAGTTTTAACAATAACCATAAAAAATCCCCGCTTGAAGGTAAATCAGACATCTCTGCTCGGTATCATGATCCAGCGTCCAATCTTCCCGATGTTGATTGGGGTGACACCTCTGTGAAAGAATCAAACAATGATTTTAACAATCAAGCACTGCCTGTTCCTTTGAATGCAAACGCAACTGCAAAAGTTGATTCGCAGGCACAAGGTGACATTCTTATTGATATTAATGATAGATTCCCCCGCGAGTTGCTTAACGATATCTTCTCCAAAGCAATACTAGAAGAAGATTCCTCTAGTCAACATCCATTAGCTTCAGATGGAATCGGTTTAAGCATAAACATGGAGAATCACGAACCTAGAAGTTGGTCATATTTTCAAAAATTGGCGCAAGACGGGATTGATAACGATAACGCATCTCTTATTGACCAGGATCATCTTGGTTTTTCACCTGCAATAGTTGGAGATAATAGAGCTCAACATGTTACACCTTTAACAACTGATGAAGTTCCTCTAAACCGTGCAGAATTCCATCTAAATTTTGGCGAAGAAATTCAGAAAGACTTGCATGGAGAAAACGGAACCGAAACTACTGGTCTGAAAACTAATTATGATCAGTCCCAAATTAATGACACTGAAAGTATGCAATTCGATGCTATGTTGGACAACCTAAGAGAACAAGAGTCACACTATGAG GTTGGGAAGTTTGAAAAGAAAAATAGCAGTCTACCTCCTCCTCTTGATCCTTCTTTAGAAGAATTTGATACGAGTACATTGCAG GTCATAATGAATGAAGATCTTGAAGAGCTGAAGGAACTAGGATCTGGTACCTTCGGTACTGTTTATCATGGAAAATGGCGAGGAACAGATGTTGCCATTAAGAGAATAAAGAAAACCTGTTTTACCGGTCGGTCATCTGAGCAAGAGAGACTG ACTCTTGAGTTTTGGCGGGAAGCTGATATTCTTTCCAAGCTTCATCATCCGAACGTGGTGGCATTTTATGGCGTGGTGCAGGATGGACCGGGAGGAACAATGGCAACTGTTACGGAGTATATGGTTGATGGTTCTCTTAGGCATGTATTACTTCGCAAGGATAG GTATCTTGATCGTCGCAAGAGACTGATAATTGCAATGGATGCAGCTTTTGGAATGGAGTATTTGCACTCCAAAAATATTGTGCATTTCGACTTAAAATGCGACAATTTACTTGTAAACTTAAAAGATCCATTACGGCCAATATGCAAG GTTGGTGATTTTGGTTTGTCAAAAATTAAGCGAAATACCTTAGTTTCCGGTGGGGTGCGGGGAACTCTACCGTGGATGGCACCGGAGCTGCTGAATGGTAGCAGCAGCAAAGTCTCAGAAAAG GTTGATGTGTTCTCCTTTGGCATAGTACTATGGGAGATTCTTACGGGCGAGGAACCGTACGCGAATATGCACTATGGTGCAATCATAG GTGGAATTGTTAACAACACACTAAGACCAACAATTCCAAATTACTGTGATCTTGAATGGCGAACACTAATGGAGCAATGTTGGGCACCAAATCCTGCAGCTAGGCCATCTTTCACAGAAATAGCGAGTCGGTTGCGTATTATGTCATCGGCAGCTAGCCAAACGAAATCACCAGGCCACAAAGCATCCAAATGA
- the LOC127087675 gene encoding uncharacterized protein LOC127087675, protein MLNKPEPLKKNVMITPEKQVEKPVETEKQKDEEAKDMEGVKNNKVYVPPPPYKPPIPYPQRLKQTKLHNQYKKFVKVTEKLNVEIPFTEAITQIPSYAKFLKDILTNKRRLDDHKPLECNSITENKLAKKEKDPRSLSIPCVLGNHVINKTLLNLGISVSLTPLAICNRLNLR, encoded by the coding sequence ATGTTGAATAAACCAGAACCCCTAAAGAAAAATGTTATGATTACACCTGAGAAACAAGTAGAGAAACCAGTAGAGACTGAGAAACAAAAAGATGAAGAAGCTAAAGATATGGAAGGAGTGAAGAATAACAAAGTATATGTACCACCCCCTCCTTATAAACCACCAATTCCATATCCACAAAGACTAAAACAAACCAAATTACATAACCAATACAAAAAGTTCGTAAAAGTGACTGAGAAACTCAATGTTGAGATTCCATTCACCGAAGCTATTACCCAAATACCATCTTATGCTAAATTCCTtaaagacatcttaaccaacaaacgtagacttgatGATCATAAACCCTTAGAATGCAACTCTATTACTGAAAATAAACTTGCTAAAAAGGAGAAAGACCCCAGAAGTTTGTCTATACCTTGTGTTTTAGGAAATCATGTTATCAATAAAACACTTCTGAACTTAGGAATCAGTGTAAGCTTAACGCCTTTAGCCATTTGTAATAGGTTAAACCTACGATAA